The Deinococcus ruber region TCAGCCGCAGGCCCGGCAACCGCCGTGACGACGTCTGGATTCGCGCCCTGCTCGCCCGCGTTCCGGTGTGCCGCGTGGCGACCCGCTGGAACGACATGCCGTTCATCAATCCGACCAGCTTCGTGTATCGTCCCGAGCACGGCGACATCGTGTTTCATTCCAATCTGGCGGGCCGGATGCGGGCCAATGCCGAGCGCCATCAGGATGCGGGCGAGCAGGTGTGCTTCGAGGCGTCTGAAATCGGGGAACTGCTGCCCAGTAACGATCCGCTGGAACTGTCGATGCAGTACCGCAGCGTCATTGCCTTCGGCCTGCTCGAACTGCTGGAAGACGACGCGGCCCGCAGCGCCCTGGAAGACCTGAGCCGCAAGTATTTTCCGCAGCTGCGCCCCGGCATCGAGATGCGCCCAATTTCCGAGAACGATCTGGTGCGGACCAGCGTATACCGCATTCATTCGCTGCGCTGGAGTGGGAAGGAAAACTGGGAAGAGCAGGCGATGCAGAGTGAGGAGTG contains the following coding sequences:
- a CDS encoding pyridoxamine 5'-phosphate oxidase family protein, giving the protein MSYYDPARRDPTISRRPGNRRDDVWIRALLARVPVCRVATRWNDMPFINPTSFVYRPEHGDIVFHSNLAGRMRANAERHQDAGEQVCFEASEIGELLPSNDPLELSMQYRSVIAFGLLELLEDDAARSALEDLSRKYFPQLRPGIEMRPISENDLVRTSVYRIHSLRWSGKENWEEQAMQSEEWPPLEQR